The window ACCTACCTCGACGTGGAAGACGCGCTGACCTTCGACAAAGTCTGGAAAAAGATCCTCCCCTACATAGAGGGACGCCCCCTCGTCGCCCACAGCTTCCGCGACGACGCTATGACCATGGACGCGATACTCAGCAGCTACCGGATAAAATACCACTACCAGAGGTACGGGCACCTCTGCACCTTAGAGCTGGCACAGCGGGCGGATATTCACGGAGAAAACAACAAATACAACCTGGAGGCTCTCTGCGGACGTTACGGCATCTCCCTCGAGCCGCACCACGCCGGCTCCGACGCCGAGGGCTGCGCGAAGCTGGCGCTCGCGCTGGCGGAAGAGCTCTCGATTGACTCCTTCCGCTCGCTCGCGGACTTTTCCCAGACGCCGGATTTCCACGAGCCGGAACTGCCTGAGCTGCTCACCCATTCCGACCTGGACGTGCTGGAAAACTATCTGCACAGGCTCAAAAATAAAAAAACAGTACAGCTCGCCGACTGCCCCCGACTGAAAGACCTCGGCAGGGCCAAAAAACTAATAAAAAAATATCCCTCCGTCACCATCGCAAAAGACTCCGCGATGAGCGCCCGTGGGCTGGCACAGTGGTTTGCCGAACTCCCGTCTCTTCCCGCCCCCGAAAAGAGCGGCAGGACAAGACGCCGGAGGAGACACCGGCCCGTCAAACAGGAGCCGCTGACCGCAAACTTTACAAAGTAAATATTTGAACGTTATGACCGCCGGGCGCGGTCCGTTACGAAGTATATAAGGAGAAAATTCCCTGTAAGTGAATTATAATCTCGCGCCGCGGGACCGGCGCAGACTTACCGTCAAATGATGATCCCCAGCCGTTCTATACCTTCAGGCGACGCGTAGTGTCAATTTGGCCGGAACCCTTTGCATTTTGCAGACGAAAAAGCTTGTACTGGATAAAATCTATGACCTCCGCCTTGCCGGCCCGGTCGAGATGGTTAAACAAATTAAGAAGCATATCCTCTTCAATACCATATCTATGCGCCGCCGTGGCCGGCTGCTCTTCCTCTGAGAGGGCGGGGCTGGCACGGTCATTGTCACCCGAACGAAGAGACAGCGCGGGGTCATCCGTTTCTCCCAGCAGAAAGCCGACGCTTGTTCCCAAAACCGCCGCCGTCTTTATCAGGCTGTCGGCATCCGGCGTAACTCTGTTATTTTCCCACTGAGAAACGCTCACCCTGTTCGTTCCCAACCTAAAGGCCAGCTCTTCCTGGCTCAGGCGCAGCATCTTCCGCATCTCCCGCATTCTCTCACCCAAGGACATCCGCATACACCACCTTTGCGGAACCTACATTATAAGTTGTCCCACAATCGGTCCATATTGTTAAAACTACACATTTTGTAAATTAGAATTGACACATAAGCGTTGTGGCGATAAGATTAGCTTGATAATGTCTTGGGAATAACAGGCCATTAGTATTACTGTAAAAAATCGTGAATTGAAGTTCTAAAGACGACCATAGCCAGACAGGGATCAGGCTGTCTGTACTGATGTTTTGTTGTCTTCGTGCCGGGAAAGGAGTGGGTTAAATGCTGGAGCTGTTTGAACATAACCGCATAGCCTATGAATCCGCCCTTTCCATGCTGAAGGAAAACGGCAGGGCCGCCATCGTGCACCCCACCGGCACGGGAAAATCTTTTATCGGCTTCAAACTGGCTGAGGATAACCCGCAGGCTGCCGTCTGCTGGCTCTCGCCCAGTGAGTACATCTTTAAGACGCAGATAGAAAACATCAGGGCCGCGGGCGCCGCCCAGCCGCAAAACATACGTTTCTTCACCTACGCCAAGCTCATGATGATGGACGCCGCCGCAATCGAAGATATCCGCCCTGACTATATCGTGCTCGACGAATTTCACCGCTGCGGCGCGCAGATGTGGGGCGACGGAGTCCAGCGGCTGCTTGCGGCGTATCCGCAGGCGCCGGTGCTCGGCCTGTCGGCTACAAACATCCGCTACCTAGACAATCAGCGCGATATGGCCGACGAACTCTTCGACGGCAACATCGCCTCGGAGATGACGCTCGGTGAGGCGATAGTGCGCGGTATTCTCGCCCCGCCGACCTATGTCGTCTCGATCTATTCCTGCCAGAAAGATATAGAGAGATATCAGGCCCGTATAAGCAGCGCCAAAAACAGGGCCGTGCGCGACGCGGCGCAGAAACGCCTCGACGCCCTCAGACGCGCGCTGGAAAAGTCCGAGGGGCTGGACATCGTCTTTCAAAAACACATGACCAACGCCAACGGCAAATACATCATCTTCTGCTCCGGCGTCGAACATCTGAAAGAGATCGCCTGCCATATACCGGAGTGGTTCGGCAAGGTCTGCGGCGGAGCGGATATACATCTATACCAGGCCTACGCCGACGACCCCGGAACGTCACAAGCCTTTGCCGCCTTCAAAACAGACGACCGCCAGGGGCTAAAGCTCCTGCTCTGCATCGACATGCTCAACGAGGGCGTCCATATCGACGACATCGCGGGTGTGATCCTTTTCCGCCCCACCGTCTCCCCCATCATCTACAAGCAGCAGATCGGGCGCGCCCTGTCGGCGGGCAGCAGGGAAAAAACCGTCATTATAGACGTCGTCAACAACATCGAAAATCTCTACAGCGTCTCCGCCGTTCAGGAGGAGATGCGCTCGGTAATAGACCGTTACCAAATCATGGGAGACGAAAACAGGATCGTCAACGACTCCTTTACCATCATCGACGAGGTGTGCGACAGCAGACGCCTCTTCAACGAACTTGAAGAGAGCCTATCAGCCTCATGGGAGACCATGTTCGGCCATGCGCGGGCATATTACAGGGAACATGGAAATCTTGAAGTCTCGAAACGCTACCAGACCCCCGACGGCTATTCCCTCGGTTCGTGGCTCAACACACAGCGGCTCGTCTACGCCGGTAAAATTCCGGGGATACTCGGCAAAGAGAGAATAGAAAAACTTGAAAGCATCGGCATGCGCTGGAAGAACCGCTACGACTATTCATGGGAGAGGTTCTATCAGGCGCTGTGCCGATACAAATTCAGCAGCGGCAATATCGACATCCATGCCACCTATGTCACCCCCGAAGGGCTTGAACTCGGCAAATGGATCTGCAACCTCCGTCAGTCAAAAAACAGCGGCAGATGCGGCTACTACCTCACGGACGAGCGTATCGCGGCCCTCAACAAACTCGGCATGATCTGGGACAAAGTGGACTATCAGTGGGAGCGGAACTACCTCGCCTGCACGGAATATTACCGCAAACACCACAACCTTGACATTCCGGCAAACTACATCTCCGAAGAGGGCCTGCGCATCGGCGCCTGGCTGCGGAGGATGCGCAAAATAAGAAGCGGCAGGCTGAACGGAGCTGCACCGCTGACCGAGACCCAGATAGAACGGCTCGACGCCATTCACATGGACTGGCTCGACACCTACACACGGCAATGGGAATACGGCTACAAACAGGCGCTGGCCTACCATCGGGAATTCGGTACGCTTGAGGTGCCCGCCGGATATGTGAACGCAAACGGCTTTCCGCTCGGCAGATGGCTGAAAAACCATGTCGAGGTCAACTCCCAGACAGGACGGACCGCAATCAAAGTCACGCCGGAGCGCCGCGCGAAACTGGACGCGCTGGGCTTCAAGTGGACTGCGGAAGATCCCTGGCAAAAACGCATATCCGCCTGCGAAGAATACCTCCGCGAACACGGAGACCTGGACATCCCGCCAAACTATGTAATAGACAACGTCTGGCTCGGCAAATGGCTCTACAAATGCAGAAAGACCTACCGCGGCGGGCTGGAGGGCAAAAGGCTGACCGAAGAACAGATCTCCCAGCTGGAAAGGCTGGGGATAGACTGGCGCACGCCCGCCGAACGCGCCTGGTCCGAAAAATACGAGGCCGCCGCCTCTCTGCTCAGGGCTGCGGGAGACATAAAGACCGCCGCTGAAAGCGGTGAGGCGGAAGAAATCGCCAGCATCGCCCGCTGGGTCGCCCGGCAAAGGACGCTGCACAAACAGGGCAAACTCTCGCCGGAACAGGCCGTGAAACTGAACGCGCTGAATACGAGACAGGACGGCGGCAGAGTTCCGGCACAGAGACGGGAATGACAAAGATCAGCTGAATAGGCCATGCCGAACCTGATCCGAAATCCGGCGACCGAGTTTCTATTCTCCGCGCCGCGCAGAGACAGAAGCAAAAACAGTTTATGAAAAACAGGAGACAAAGATGTACAAAAGCTGCCTTAAAAGAACGATAGATATCGCCCTCTCAGCCATCGGCCTGGTGCTGCTCGCACTGCCGATGCTGGCTGTCGCCGCTGTCGTAAAGCTCGATTCCAAAGGCCCGGTCTTCTTCTGGCAGAAGCGTGTCGGACTGCATAAAAATACCTTTATGATGCCTAAATTCAGAACCATGTATATCGATACGCCGGCAAATATGCCGACGCATATGCTAAATGACCCGCAAAAATGGATCACCCGCAGCGGTACGTGGCTGCGCAAATTTTCTTTAGATGAACTCCCGCAAATATTGAATATTCTTGCCGGGCAAATGTCCATCATCGGCCCGCGCCCTGCGCTGTGGAATCAGTACGACCTCATCGCCGAGCGCGACAAATACGGCGCGAACGACATACTGCCAGGACTGACCGGTTGGGCGCAGATAAACGGCCGCGACGAACTGCCTATAGAGGTAAAAGCCGCCTATGACGGCGAATACGTAAAGAGAATGAGCTTCCTCTTCGACTGCAAATGCTTCTTCGGCACCATCGCCTGCGTGCTGAAAAAAGAGGGCGTCGTCGAGGGCGGCACGGGAACACTGCAGAAATTATCCGGCGGAGAACATAGACAATGAAAAAGATCCTCATCACCGGCCTCAACAGCTACGTCGGCACCTCGTTCGAAAAATGGCTCTCCCAATGGCCAGACGAATATTATGTCGATACCATCGACATGATAGACGGCACATGGCGCGAAAAATCCTTCGCCGGATACGACGTTGTCTTTCATGTTGCAGGTATCGCGCATGTCTCCGCCGATCAGTCGAAGAAAGACTTATATTACAGAATAAACAGAGACCTTGCCGTAGATACGGCAAAAAAGGCTAAGATCGAAGGCGTAAAACAGTTTATCTTTATGAGCTCGATGATAATCTACGGCGCAGATGAACCTGTGGGGAAAGAAAAAATCATAACAAGAGACACACCTCCAAACCCCGCTGACTTTTACGGAGACAGCAAACTGCAGGCCGATCTTGCGATACAGAAAATGGCAGACGACAAATTCATCGTATCAATCATGCGCCCGCCAGTCATCTATGGACCTGGGTGCAAAGGCAACTTTCCCAAGCTGCTCAAGCTGGCAAAGTACGCCCTTATATTCCCCAACATAGAAAACCGGCGCAGCATGATCTACATAGACAACTTTACTGAATGCGTAAGGCTGGTAATAAATAATGCATCAGGAGGAATATTCTTCCCGCAAAACGAAGAATACGTTGCGACAAAAGACGTTATTGCTGACTACAGGAAAATAAAGGGCAAAATAATCTTTATGATGCCCGTTCCTGCATTCGTCTGCAAAATACTTTCAAACAGCGGGTTATTCAACAAGGCGTTTGGGTCGAAATTATACGCAAAAGAACTTTCCGATTGTGGAAAATACAACGCAGTGAAATTCTGTGATGGCATAGTCAGGATGGCCGCATATGCCGGATAGAATACATATCCTTGTTATATCACAATACTTTTATCCCGAGCAGTTCAGAGTAAACGACATCTGCACGGAGTGGATAAAACGTGGCTATCAGGTCACTGTAATTACCGGTATCCCCAATTATCCACAGGGCAAATTTTATAACGGATATGGATATTTTCAAAAAAGAACTGAAAGATACAATGGAATTGACATCATTCGTCTGCCCATCATTCCGCGTGGCAACAGTGCCGTAATGATGGCGCTTAACTATATTTCATTTGTAATCTCCGGATTTTTATGGTCAAAATTTACAACGCTGAAAGCTGATAAAGTTTTTGTGTATGAGGTCTCACCAATGACCCAAGCGCTGCCTGGTGTATGGTATGCAAAGAGAGTAAAAATTCCATGCCTTATATATGTCACGGATTTATGGCCTGAAAATGTGGAGATTGTTGGCGGAGTACATAATAGGCTTATCTTAAATATGCTTGGCGCAATGGTAGACTACATCTATAAAAGCTGTAACAGGATATTTACATCATCAAAAAGCTTTTTGCAGGCTATCAACCACAGAGGTGTGCCTCTGGAAAAATTGGAATTCTGGCCACAATATGCAGAAGAGTTCTACCGTCCAGTAGATAAAAAAACGTGTGTTGTCAGCGAAATCCCCGATGATGACTCTTTTAATTTAATATTTGCCGGAAACATAGGCTTTGCGCAAGGGTTGGATTTATTGCCGCAGGTAGCTATAGAACTGCAAAGGCAAAATACAAAGGTGCGCTTTAACATTGTCGGTGATGGTCGCTATCTGCCTGTTTTGAAAGAGGCAGTGCAGGCTAGTGGATGCGAAAATATGTTTAACTTTATACATAAGCAACCCGCACAAAGAATAGCAGCGTTTATGTCGGTCTGCGACGCCGCCTTGATTTCACTTTCTGACAATAGAATATTTGAAATGACACTCCCCTCCAAGCTTCAATCCTTACTAGCATGTGGAATTCCACTCATTGTTTCTGCAAACGGAGAGATCCAGCAGGTTATAGAAGATAGCGGCGCTGGATATTGCTGCAATGCCGGAGATGCCGTCAGTCTAGCGGAAAAGATTGTTGAACTCACTAGGCTGTCCTCTGAAGAGTTAAAAGAGATGCGAAAAAAGGCCCGCGGATATTTCATTCAACATTATGAAAAGAGAATGCTTATGGACAGGATTGATAAATATTTTTCTGAAGCAGAGGTTGTTTGTAATGTTTAATAAGACTTTACTCATCACAGGCGGCACCGGTTCCTTCGGCCACGCGGTACTGGATCGTTTCCTCAACACGGAGATAAAAGAGATCCGCATCTTCTCACGTGACGAAAAGAAGCAGGACGACATGCGCACCGAGTACCGCAACAACGAGAAGATAAAGTTCTACATCGGCGACGTGCGCGACATAAACAGCATCAGAAACGCCATGCACGGCGTGGATTATGTCTTTCACGCGGCGGCCTTAAAACAGGTGCCGTCATGCGAGTTCTTCCCGCTTGAGGCCGCTAAGACGAACATTATCGGTACCGACAACGTTCTCTCCGCCGCCATCGAATATGGTGTTAAAAAGATCATTTGCCTGTCTACAGACAAAGCGGCCTATCCAATCAACGCCATGGGTACCTCAAAGGCAATGATGGAAAAGGTCGTCATCGCCAAGTCCCGCACCGTAGATCCGGTAAAGACAACAATCTGCTGCACACGTTACGGCAACGTCATGGCCTCGCGCGGCTCCGTCATCCCGCGTTTTGTCGAACAGATAAAGTCCGGACTCCCTCTTACAATAACCGAACCGGCGATGACACGCTTCATCATGAACCTTGAAGAGGCTGTTGACCTCGTAGTGTTTGCCTTTGAGCATGCCGCCAACGGCGACATCATGGTACAAAAGGCCCCAGCCTGCACCATCGCTGTTTTGGCTCAGGCTGTAAAAGAACTCTTCAATAAAGAGGCCGAGACAAAAATTATCGGCATCCGTCACGGGGAGAAAATGTACGAGACTCTTCTCACCAAAGAAGAATGCGCCCACGCCGAAGACATGGGCGACTTCTTCCGTGTCCCCTGCGACAAGCGTGACCTCAACTACGAAAAATACTTCGATAAGGGGCAACGAGAAATGAACGACATTCAGGAATTCAATTCAATGAATACCGAAATGCTTGATCTCAACGCAGTTAAACAAAAACTTCTGATGCTGCCATATATACAGACCGAACTTGCCGCAGGGGGAGAAAAATATGAGATATAAACTTCTGGTACTTGGCGCCTCCGGAATGGCGGGACATACGATATCGATGTACATGCACGAACGGGGATATGACGTCACTGGTTTTGACAGCCGTCCCCTGAGCCATTGCCCCTGTAAATCCGTTACGGGGGACGCACAGGATGCCGAAACGCTGAAAGCAATGATAACTGGTGAAAAATTCGATGCTGTCATTAACTGTATCGGCGTATTAAACCAATTCGCGGAAGAAAATAAAAGACTCGCCGTGTATTTGAATTCCTATCTCCCGCATCTGCTGGCAGATATTACATCAGGCTCCAAAACAAAAATCATCCACATGAGCACCGATTGTGTCTTCTCCGGCAAAAAAGGAGAATACACGGAAAGCGATCTGCGTGATGGCGAGACTTTTTACGATAGAACAAAGGCGTTAGGTGAACTTGAAGATGGGAAAAATCTTACTCTTCGTAATTCTATAGTCGGTCCCGACCTCAACCCCAATGGAATCGGCCTCTTAAACTGGTTTATGCAGCAAAATGGAAAGATCTGTGGATACAGCCGTGTTATGTGGACAGGGCTGACAACGCTGCAATTAGCCAAAGCTATGGAAGCCGGACTGAACGAAGGCGTTCATGGCCTCTATAACATGGTCTATAAAAAATCCATCAGCAAACACGATTTACTGTCTTTATTCAACCACTACCTCAAGGGAAACAGTTTGGAAATAGAACCGGTGGATAATATCGTGTCCGACAAATCCCTGAAAAGAACGCGCTTTGATTTCGGCTATGTCATCCCCGACTACGAAAAAATGGTCGCGGAACTTGCGGCATGGATGAGGCAGCACAAAAATTTGTATCCTCACTATGATATCGCGGATTAACATAAGGGGATAAGGATAATGAAACTAAAACTTATGACAATAGTGGGAACTCGCCCAGAGATAATAAAACTCTCGGAAATCATAAAAAAGTGTGAAAAATACTTTGATCATATACTCGTGCATACTGGACAAAATTGGGATTATACACTGAACAATATCTTTTTTAAGGAATTAGAAATAAAGGAACCGGACTTCTACCTTGGGGTTGTAGGGGATAATCTTGGTCAGACGATGGGTAACGTCATCGCTAAATCATATGAGCTTATGGCCGAGCAAAAGCCTGACGCTCTGCTGGTGCTTGGCGATACAAACTCATGCCTTTCAGTTATCTCCGCTAAACGTCTGAAAATACCTATTTTCCATATGGAAGCCGGCAACCGCTGCAAAGACGAAAACCTGCCAGAAGAAGTGATTCGCCGTATAGTCGACGTAACAAGCGACGTAAATATGTGCTATTCGGAACACGCGCGTCGCTATATCTTAAACAGCGGCGTAAAACCTGAATATACATTCGTCACCGGCTCGCCGATGGCAGAAGTGCTCTCAGCAAACAGAGAAAAGATAGAAAAAAGCAAAATCCTTGAGACTCTGGGGCTGGAGAAAAACAGATATATCCTCCTCTCGGCACATAGAGAAGAGAACATCGACATTGAAAAGAACTTCTTTGCCCTTATGAATGCTGTAAACGCGATGGCGGAAAA is drawn from Cloacibacillus porcorum and contains these coding sequences:
- a CDS encoding exonuclease domain-containing protein, yielding MIINVQKNLPQSDEFTFTAIDFERANNSQNSVCQVGICAVERGRIIRSCEYLVRPPQRVFYFQKKAMEIHGITYLDVEDALTFDKVWKKILPYIEGRPLVAHSFRDDAMTMDAILSSYRIKYHYQRYGHLCTLELAQRADIHGENNKYNLEALCGRYGISLEPHHAGSDAEGCAKLALALAEELSIDSFRSLADFSQTPDFHEPELPELLTHSDLDVLENYLHRLKNKKTVQLADCPRLKDLGRAKKLIKKYPSVTIAKDSAMSARGLAQWFAELPSLPAPEKSGRTRRRRRHRPVKQEPLTANFTK
- a CDS encoding helix-turn-helix domain-containing protein, producing the protein MSLGERMREMRKMLRLSQEELAFRLGTNRVSVSQWENNRVTPDADSLIKTAAVLGTSVGFLLGETDDPALSLRSGDNDRASPALSEEEQPATAAHRYGIEEDMLLNLFNHLDRAGKAEVIDFIQYKLFRLQNAKGSGQIDTTRRLKV
- a CDS encoding Helicase associated domain protein is translated as MLELFEHNRIAYESALSMLKENGRAAIVHPTGTGKSFIGFKLAEDNPQAAVCWLSPSEYIFKTQIENIRAAGAAQPQNIRFFTYAKLMMMDAAAIEDIRPDYIVLDEFHRCGAQMWGDGVQRLLAAYPQAPVLGLSATNIRYLDNQRDMADELFDGNIASEMTLGEAIVRGILAPPTYVVSIYSCQKDIERYQARISSAKNRAVRDAAQKRLDALRRALEKSEGLDIVFQKHMTNANGKYIIFCSGVEHLKEIACHIPEWFGKVCGGADIHLYQAYADDPGTSQAFAAFKTDDRQGLKLLLCIDMLNEGVHIDDIAGVILFRPTVSPIIYKQQIGRALSAGSREKTVIIDVVNNIENLYSVSAVQEEMRSVIDRYQIMGDENRIVNDSFTIIDEVCDSRRLFNELEESLSASWETMFGHARAYYREHGNLEVSKRYQTPDGYSLGSWLNTQRLVYAGKIPGILGKERIEKLESIGMRWKNRYDYSWERFYQALCRYKFSSGNIDIHATYVTPEGLELGKWICNLRQSKNSGRCGYYLTDERIAALNKLGMIWDKVDYQWERNYLACTEYYRKHHNLDIPANYISEEGLRIGAWLRRMRKIRSGRLNGAAPLTETQIERLDAIHMDWLDTYTRQWEYGYKQALAYHREFGTLEVPAGYVNANGFPLGRWLKNHVEVNSQTGRTAIKVTPERRAKLDALGFKWTAEDPWQKRISACEEYLREHGDLDIPPNYVIDNVWLGKWLYKCRKTYRGGLEGKRLTEEQISQLERLGIDWRTPAERAWSEKYEAAASLLRAAGDIKTAAESGEAEEIASIARWVARQRTLHKQGKLSPEQAVKLNALNTRQDGGRVPAQRRE
- a CDS encoding sugar transferase is translated as MYKSCLKRTIDIALSAIGLVLLALPMLAVAAVVKLDSKGPVFFWQKRVGLHKNTFMMPKFRTMYIDTPANMPTHMLNDPQKWITRSGTWLRKFSLDELPQILNILAGQMSIIGPRPALWNQYDLIAERDKYGANDILPGLTGWAQINGRDELPIEVKAAYDGEYVKRMSFLFDCKCFFGTIACVLKKEGVVEGGTGTLQKLSGGEHRQ
- a CDS encoding NAD-dependent epimerase/dehydratase family protein — its product is MKKILITGLNSYVGTSFEKWLSQWPDEYYVDTIDMIDGTWREKSFAGYDVVFHVAGIAHVSADQSKKDLYYRINRDLAVDTAKKAKIEGVKQFIFMSSMIIYGADEPVGKEKIITRDTPPNPADFYGDSKLQADLAIQKMADDKFIVSIMRPPVIYGPGCKGNFPKLLKLAKYALIFPNIENRRSMIYIDNFTECVRLVINNASGGIFFPQNEEYVATKDVIADYRKIKGKIIFMMPVPAFVCKILSNSGLFNKAFGSKLYAKELSDCGKYNAVKFCDGIVRMAAYAG
- a CDS encoding glycosyltransferase family 4 protein, producing the protein MPDRIHILVISQYFYPEQFRVNDICTEWIKRGYQVTVITGIPNYPQGKFYNGYGYFQKRTERYNGIDIIRLPIIPRGNSAVMMALNYISFVISGFLWSKFTTLKADKVFVYEVSPMTQALPGVWYAKRVKIPCLIYVTDLWPENVEIVGGVHNRLILNMLGAMVDYIYKSCNRIFTSSKSFLQAINHRGVPLEKLEFWPQYAEEFYRPVDKKTCVVSEIPDDDSFNLIFAGNIGFAQGLDLLPQVAIELQRQNTKVRFNIVGDGRYLPVLKEAVQASGCENMFNFIHKQPAQRIAAFMSVCDAALISLSDNRIFEMTLPSKLQSLLACGIPLIVSANGEIQQVIEDSGAGYCCNAGDAVSLAEKIVELTRLSSEELKEMRKKARGYFIQHYEKRMLMDRIDKYFSEAEVVCNV
- a CDS encoding polysaccharide biosynthesis protein gives rise to the protein MFNKTLLITGGTGSFGHAVLDRFLNTEIKEIRIFSRDEKKQDDMRTEYRNNEKIKFYIGDVRDINSIRNAMHGVDYVFHAAALKQVPSCEFFPLEAAKTNIIGTDNVLSAAIEYGVKKIICLSTDKAAYPINAMGTSKAMMEKVVIAKSRTVDPVKTTICCTRYGNVMASRGSVIPRFVEQIKSGLPLTITEPAMTRFIMNLEEAVDLVVFAFEHAANGDIMVQKAPACTIAVLAQAVKELFNKEAETKIIGIRHGEKMYETLLTKEECAHAEDMGDFFRVPCDKRDLNYEKYFDKGQREMNDIQEFNSMNTEMLDLNAVKQKLLMLPYIQTELAAGGEKYEI
- a CDS encoding SDR family oxidoreductase: MRYKLLVLGASGMAGHTISMYMHERGYDVTGFDSRPLSHCPCKSVTGDAQDAETLKAMITGEKFDAVINCIGVLNQFAEENKRLAVYLNSYLPHLLADITSGSKTKIIHMSTDCVFSGKKGEYTESDLRDGETFYDRTKALGELEDGKNLTLRNSIVGPDLNPNGIGLLNWFMQQNGKICGYSRVMWTGLTTLQLAKAMEAGLNEGVHGLYNMVYKKSISKHDLLSLFNHYLKGNSLEIEPVDNIVSDKSLKRTRFDFGYVIPDYEKMVAELAAWMRQHKNLYPHYDIAD
- the wecB gene encoding non-hydrolyzing UDP-N-acetylglucosamine 2-epimerase, whose protein sequence is MKLKLMTIVGTRPEIIKLSEIIKKCEKYFDHILVHTGQNWDYTLNNIFFKELEIKEPDFYLGVVGDNLGQTMGNVIAKSYELMAEQKPDALLVLGDTNSCLSVISAKRLKIPIFHMEAGNRCKDENLPEEVIRRIVDVTSDVNMCYSEHARRYILNSGVKPEYTFVTGSPMAEVLSANREKIEKSKILETLGLEKNRYILLSAHREENIDIEKNFFALMNAVNAMAEKYDMPILYSCHPRSRKYIEQRGFVFDKRVLQHQPLGFFDYNKLQRNAFCMVSDSGTVPEDGSYFKFPAVSIRTSTERPEAMDKGIFTIGSITTEQVLQAVDLAVSMHANGDDGLTVPAYADENVSVKVVKIIQSYTGIINSMVWRKQ